Proteins encoded together in one Bos javanicus breed banteng chromosome 6, ARS-OSU_banteng_1.0, whole genome shotgun sequence window:
- the UTP3 gene encoding something about silencing protein 10 → MVGRSGRRARGAAKWAAVRAKASRDPADDDGEDLESPPSPGDSSYYQDKVDDFHEARSRAALAKGWSEIESGDEEDGDEEEEVLALDVADEDDEDGESEEGDDDDGGSSVQSETEASVDPSLSWGQRKKLYYDTDYGSKSRGRQSQQEVEEEEREEEAEAQLIQRRLAQALQEDDFGVTWVEAFAKPVPQVNEAETRVVKDLAKVSVKEKLKMLRKESPELLELIDDLKVKLTEMKDELEPLLQLVEQKIIPPGKGSQYLRTKYNLYLNYCSNISFYLILKARRVPAHGHPVIERLVTYRNLINKLSVVDQKLSSEIRYMLTLKDGAGKKELNLKAKSMKAKPKSVSETSAAALAVRDLSDDSDFDEEAALKYYKEMEERQKLKRKKEENSTEEQALEDQNAKRAITYQIAKNRGLTPRRKKIDRNPRVKHREKFRKAKIRRRGQVREVRREEQRYTGELSGIRAGVKKSIKLK, encoded by the coding sequence ATGGTGGGAAGATCCGGGCGGCGCGCGCGTGGAGCGGCCAAGTGGGCAGCTGTGCGAGCTAAGGCAAGTCGCGACCCAGCGGACGACGATGGAGAGGACTTAGAATCTCCACCCTCACCGGGGGACTCGAGCTACTACCAAGATAAGGTAGATGATTTCCATGAGGCCCGATCTCGGGCCGCCTTGGCTAAGGGCTGGAGCGAAATAGAGAGTGGGGACGAGGAGGATGgcgatgaggaggaggaggtgctTGCCCTAGATGTTGCCGATGAGGACGATGAAGATGGAGAGAGTGAGGAGGGTGACGATGATGATGGTGGGAGCTCCGTGCAGAGTGAGACTGAGGCTTCTGTGGATCCCAGTTTGTCGTGGGGTCAGAGGAAAAAACTTTACTACGACACGGACTATGGCTCCAAGTCCCGAGGCCGGCAGAGTCAACAAGAagtagaggaagaggaaagagaggaggaggcGGAGGCACAGCTCATTCAGCGGCGCTTAGCCCAAGCCCTGCAAGAGGACGATTTTGGAGTTACCTGGGTGGAGGCTTTTGCAAAACCAGTACCTCAGGTAAATGAGGCTGAGACACGTGTCGTGAAGGATTTGGCGAAAGTTTCCGTGAAAGAGAAGCTGAAAATGCTGCGAAAGGAATCTCCAGAGCTCTTGGAGCTGATAGACGACTTGAAAGTTAAGTTGACAGAGATGAAGGATGAGCTGGAGCCATTGCTACAGTTAGTGGAGCAAAAGATCAtcccccctggaaaaggaagccAATACCTGAGGACCAAATACAATCTCTATTTGAACTACTGCTCCAACATTAGTTTTTATCTGATCCTGAAAGCTAGGAGAGTCCCTGCACATGGACATCCTGTCATTGAAAGACTTGTTACCTACCGAAATTTGATCAACAAGTTGTCGGTTGTGGATCAGAAGCTGTCCTCTGAAATTCGTTATATGCTCACACTTAAAGATGGTGCTGGAAAGAAAGAActgaatttaaaagcaaaatccaTGAAGGCCAAGCCAAAATCAGTTTCAgagacttctgctgctgctttggCTGTTAGAGACCTTTCTGATGATTCTGATTTTGATGAAGAAGCTGCACTGAAATACTATAAAGAAATGGAAgagagacaaaaattaaagagaaagaaagaagaaaatagtacCGAAGAACAGGCTCTTGAAGATCAAAATGCAAAGAGAGCCATTACTTACCAGATTGCTAAAAATAGGGGACTTACACCTAGGAGAAAGAAAATTGATCGGAATCCCAGAGTCAAACACCGGGAGAAGTTCAGAAAAGCCAAAATTCGCAGAAGAGGCCAGGTTCGTGAAGTTCGCAGGGAAGAGCAACGTTATACTGGTGAACTGTCTGGCATTCGTGCAGGAGTTAAAAAGAGCATTAAGCTTAAGTAA